A genomic segment from Leopardus geoffroyi isolate Oge1 chromosome A2, O.geoffroyi_Oge1_pat1.0, whole genome shotgun sequence encodes:
- the FDX2 gene encoding ferredoxin-2, mitochondrial isoform X2 — MPSPGSRDVCHGRLRGPGRRECWAAAAGGQGSLVEPARRQLGVWGGGGASDSQRIPSDSFAPGGGGGSWRPRAARGRGERGVRRPVRPTDSGERQSGGQCSPLGPAPRSGPGSLDTLAFLLFLKQKTKFVPASGLLHLLLQTSEVLSHQIFWLSISSFRSQWACEASLACSTCHVYVSEDHLDLLPPPDEREDDMLDMAPLLQENSRLGCQIVLTPELEGAEFTLPKITRNFYVDGHVPKPH, encoded by the exons ATGCCCAGTCCCGGGTCACGTGATGTCTGTCATGGCCGCCTCCGTGGCCCGGGGAGGCGTGAGTGCTGGGCTGCTGCTGCGGGCGGCCAGGGGAGCCTGGTGGAGCCGGCCCGGAGGCAGTTGGGGGTCTGGGGAGGCGGCGGCGCCAGCGACAGCCAGAGGATTCCGAGCGACAG CTTCGCACCCGGcgggggaggaggaagctggCGGCCCCGAGCGGCCCGGGGACGT GGTGAACGTGGTGTTCGTAGACCGGTCAGGCCAACGGATTCCGGTGAGCGGCAGAGTGGGGGACAATGTTCTCCACTTGGCCCAGCGCCACGGAGTGGACCTGGAAG TCTAGACACACTGGCTttcttgctgttcctcaaacaaaaaaccaagttcGTTCCTGCCTCGGGGCTTTTGCACTTGCTGCTCCAGACATCTGAAGTACTTTCCCACCAGATCTTCTGGCTCTCCatctcatccttcaggtctcaaT GGGCCTGTGAAGCTTCCCTGGCGTGCTCCACCTGCCATGTGTACGTGAGCGAGGACCACCTggacctcctgcctcctcctgatGAGCG GGAGGACGACATGCTGGACATGGCCCCCCTTCTTCAGGAGAACTCCCGGCTGGGCTGCCAAATCGTGCTGACTCCCGAGCTGGAAGGGGCCGAATTCACCTTGCCGAAGATCACCAGGAACTTCTACGTGGACGGCCATGTCCCCAAGCCCCACTGA
- the FDX2 gene encoding ferredoxin-2, mitochondrial isoform X1: MSVMAASVARGGVSAGLLLRAARGAWWSRPGGSWGSGEAAAPATARGFRATASHPAGEEEAGGPERPGDVFHLATASIIKFGICTSICPQGERGVRRPVRPTDSGERQSGGQCSPLGPAPRSGPGSLDTLAFLLFLKQKTKFVPASGLLHLLLQTSEVLSHQIFWLSISSFRSQWACEASLACSTCHVYVSEDHLDLLPPPDEREDDMLDMAPLLQENSRLGCQIVLTPELEGAEFTLPKITRNFYVDGHVPKPH, encoded by the exons ATGTCTGTCATGGCCGCCTCCGTGGCCCGGGGAGGCGTGAGTGCTGGGCTGCTGCTGCGGGCGGCCAGGGGAGCCTGGTGGAGCCGGCCCGGAGGCAGTTGGGGGTCTGGGGAGGCGGCGGCGCCAGCGACAGCCAGAGGATTCCGAGCGACAG CTTCGCACCCGGcgggggaggaggaagctggCGGCCCCGAGCGGCCCGGGGACGT GTTCCACCTGGCCACCGCGTCCATCATCAAGTTTGGCATCTGCACCTCCATCTGTCCCCAGGGTGAACGTGGTGTTCGTAGACCGGTCAGGCCAACGGATTCCGGTGAGCGGCAGAGTGGGGGACAATGTTCTCCACTTGGCCCAGCGCCACGGAGTGGACCTGGAAG TCTAGACACACTGGCTttcttgctgttcctcaaacaaaaaaccaagttcGTTCCTGCCTCGGGGCTTTTGCACTTGCTGCTCCAGACATCTGAAGTACTTTCCCACCAGATCTTCTGGCTCTCCatctcatccttcaggtctcaaT GGGCCTGTGAAGCTTCCCTGGCGTGCTCCACCTGCCATGTGTACGTGAGCGAGGACCACCTggacctcctgcctcctcctgatGAGCG GGAGGACGACATGCTGGACATGGCCCCCCTTCTTCAGGAGAACTCCCGGCTGGGCTGCCAAATCGTGCTGACTCCCGAGCTGGAAGGGGCCGAATTCACCTTGCCGAAGATCACCAGGAACTTCTACGTGGACGGCCATGTCCCCAAGCCCCACTGA
- the FDX2 gene encoding ferredoxin-2, mitochondrial isoform X3 — MSVMAASVARGGVSAGLLLRAARGAWWSRPGGSWGSGEAAAPATARGFRATASHPAGEEEAGGPERPGDVVNVVFVDRSGQRIPVSGRVGDNVLHLAQRHGVDLEGACEASLACSTCHVYVSEDHLDLLPPPDEREDDMLDMAPLLQENSRLGCQIVLTPELEGAEFTLPKITRNFYVDGHVPKPH, encoded by the exons ATGTCTGTCATGGCCGCCTCCGTGGCCCGGGGAGGCGTGAGTGCTGGGCTGCTGCTGCGGGCGGCCAGGGGAGCCTGGTGGAGCCGGCCCGGAGGCAGTTGGGGGTCTGGGGAGGCGGCGGCGCCAGCGACAGCCAGAGGATTCCGAGCGACAG CTTCGCACCCGGcgggggaggaggaagctggCGGCCCCGAGCGGCCCGGGGACGT GGTGAACGTGGTGTTCGTAGACCGGTCAGGCCAACGGATTCCGGTGAGCGGCAGAGTGGGGGACAATGTTCTCCACTTGGCCCAGCGCCACGGAGTGGACCTGGAAG GGGCCTGTGAAGCTTCCCTGGCGTGCTCCACCTGCCATGTGTACGTGAGCGAGGACCACCTggacctcctgcctcctcctgatGAGCG GGAGGACGACATGCTGGACATGGCCCCCCTTCTTCAGGAGAACTCCCGGCTGGGCTGCCAAATCGTGCTGACTCCCGAGCTGGAAGGGGCCGAATTCACCTTGCCGAAGATCACCAGGAACTTCTACGTGGACGGCCATGTCCCCAAGCCCCACTGA
- the FDX2 gene encoding ferredoxin-2, mitochondrial isoform X4, with translation MSVMAASVARGGVSAGLLLRAARGAWWSRPGGSWGSGEAAAPATARGFRATASHPAGEEEAGGPERPGDVFHLATASIIKFGICTSICPQGERGVRRPVRPTDSGERQSGGQCSPLGPAPRSGPGREDDMLDMAPLLQENSRLGCQIVLTPELEGAEFTLPKITRNFYVDGHVPKPH, from the exons ATGTCTGTCATGGCCGCCTCCGTGGCCCGGGGAGGCGTGAGTGCTGGGCTGCTGCTGCGGGCGGCCAGGGGAGCCTGGTGGAGCCGGCCCGGAGGCAGTTGGGGGTCTGGGGAGGCGGCGGCGCCAGCGACAGCCAGAGGATTCCGAGCGACAG CTTCGCACCCGGcgggggaggaggaagctggCGGCCCCGAGCGGCCCGGGGACGT GTTCCACCTGGCCACCGCGTCCATCATCAAGTTTGGCATCTGCACCTCCATCTGTCCCCAGGGTGAACGTGGTGTTCGTAGACCGGTCAGGCCAACGGATTCCGGTGAGCGGCAGAGTGGGGGACAATGTTCTCCACTTGGCCCAGCGCCACGGAGTGGACCTGGAAG GGAGGACGACATGCTGGACATGGCCCCCCTTCTTCAGGAGAACTCCCGGCTGGGCTGCCAAATCGTGCTGACTCCCGAGCTGGAAGGGGCCGAATTCACCTTGCCGAAGATCACCAGGAACTTCTACGTGGACGGCCATGTCCCCAAGCCCCACTGA